A window of Ranitomeya variabilis isolate aRanVar5 chromosome 2, aRanVar5.hap1, whole genome shotgun sequence contains these coding sequences:
- the LOC143808209 gene encoding uncharacterized protein LOC143808209, with protein sequence MMLFVALQVLLWTPRTFAILSLTTNPIFTMEFLNGTEVEEPKQTFTVPLDLDLENVETDPVTGGGTQNSQGAVTSTVTPALSNVTDGREDNTRLPELSTSIDPKQPITLDVFNMANTAPAEGSASKETVDNSTLIPLLDTNKAYPFDEQLDSVLDIPMENSTEGKECFCNIPGPAGQKGDRGDTGDPGEPGKVGKRGPQGLEGVKGKKGLAGSKGETGIKGDKGDIGPKGEPGTSCALCEKGGIGEQGGLGNYGAIGFQGAKGEPGSNGINGDKGSKGDPGEKGLNGIDGVPGVPGDIGLQGALGPRGPTGPKGDRGMLGPMGPTGFHGPAGIPGRKGDKGQKGAQSDHENIAFSVGVRGQRNVFSAGQPIRFDKVFINENKPYSVDSGIFTANIEGVYFFTYHISLSRSSLKIGLVHNGRIVTQTQARQSELNVCQTSGSVLLHLREDDEIWLQVLTSVQNKLISDESDSLFTGFILYSLED encoded by the exons ATGATGCTGTTCGTAGCACTACAAGTATTACTATGGACTCCCCGCACCTTTGCCATATTGAGCCTTACAACTAACCCAATCTTTACAATGGAATTCCTGAATGGTACTGAAGTTGAAGAGCCCAAACAGACGTTTACTGTCCCTCTTGATCTAGACCTTGAAAATGTTGAAACTGATCCAGTCACAGGTGGAGGGACTCAAAATTCCCAGGGTGCTGTAACGTCAACTGTGACCCCTGCTTTAAGCAATGTGACAGATGGAAGGGAGGACAATACTAGACTTCCAGAACTATCTACCAGTATTGATCCCAAGCAACCAATTACTTTGGATGTATTCAACATGGCCAATACTGCTCCTGCAGAAGGTAGTGCTTCCAAAGAGACTGTGGACAATAGCACCTTAATCCCATTACTAGACACTAACAAAGCCTATCCATTTGATGAACAGCTAGATTCTGTCTTGGATATACCAATGGAAAACAGTACAGAAGGAAAAGAGTGCTTCTGTAATATCCCCGGACCTGCAGGACAAAAGGGAGATAGAGGTGACACAGGGGATCCAG GCGAACCTGGGAAAGTTGGGAAAAGAGGACCTCAAGGATTGGAAGGTGTAAAGGGAAAAAAAGGCCTGGCGGGTTCCAAAGGAGAAACTGGGATAAAAGGTGATAAAGGGGACATTGGACCAAAAGGTGAACCAGGAACCAGTTGTGCTCTTTGTGAAAAAGGTGGAATAGGAgaacagggaggtctgggtaattatGGTGCCATAGGATTTCAAGGTGCCAAAGGTGAACCTGGTAGTAATGGAATAAATGGTGATAAGGGATCTAAGGGAGATCCTGGTGAAAAGGGATTAAATGGTATAGATGGAGTACCTGGAGTTCCAGGAGACATTGGACTACAAGGAGCTCTGGGACCTAGAGGCCCTACTGGCCCAAAAGGTGATCGAGGAATGCTGGGACCTATGGGACCAACAGGCTTCCATGGACCTGCAGGAATACCAGGAAGGAAAGGAGATAAAGGACAGAAAGGCGCTCAGTCTGACCATGAGAACATTGCATTTTCTGTGGGTGTCCGAGGACAAAGAAATGTTTTTTCAGCTGGACAGCCAATAAGATTTGATAAGGTTTTCATTAATGAAAATAAACCGTATAGTGTAGACTCAGGTATATTCACAGCCAACATTGAAGGTGTCTACTTTTTCACGTATCATATAAGTTTATCACGTTCATCTCTTAAGATTGGCTTGGTGCACAATGGTAGGATTGTTACACAGACACAAGCCAGGCAAAGCGAGCTTAATGTTTGTCAAACCTCCGGATCAGTTCTGCTTCATCTTAGAGAAGATGATGAGATTTGGCTTCAGGTTTTAACTAGTGTCCAAAATAAATTGATTTCTGATGAATCTGACTCGCTCTTCACAGGATTTATACTGTATTCTCTAGAAGATTAG